The Helianthus annuus cultivar XRQ/B chromosome 16, HanXRQr2.0-SUNRISE, whole genome shotgun sequence genome includes a window with the following:
- the LOC110919381 gene encoding myosin-6-like, which translates to MLKRIADFEKSKATFDEEKAKFDADKKAEEWGREGLKNKLQAAEQQLAKEKVEFKRICEKDNERAFAARSKIVDLEAKIAELTVKVEDAQVEKAAKQQIEVELADTKVQLSDKDKDLRAKDVEIAELKRRLNEQIHRCESLEIDLEAERVKAATAEEARAVSTAALNVAQTNYSEAQGIVDTLVSEAE; encoded by the exons ATGCTAAAGCGTATCGCTGATTTTGAGAAGTCCAAGGCCACCTTTGATGAGGAGAAGGCCAAGTTTGATGCAGACAAGAAGGCCGAGGAATGGGGGCGTGAGGGCCTCAAAAATAAACTTCAAGCAGCTGAAcagcaactggccaaggagaaggtCGAGTTCAAGCGTATATGTGAGAAGGATAATGAGCGCGCCTTCGCGGCTCGGAGCAAGATTGTTGATCTTGAAGCGAAAATTGCTGAGCTGACAGTGAAGGTTGAAGATGCGCAGGTTGAGAAAGCTGCCAAACAGCAGATTGAG GTTGAGTTAGCTGATACGAAGGTGCAATTGTCCGACAAAGACAAAGATCTCCGGGCTAAGGATGTCGAGATTGCTGAGCTTAAGCGTCGTCTGAATGAGCAGATTCATAGGTGTGAGTCCTTGGAAATCGACCTCGAAGCAGAAAGAGTTAAGGCTGCCACTGCTGAAGAGGCGCGTGCTGTCAGCACCGCCGCCCTTAATGTAGCGCAAACCAACTATT